One segment of bacterium DNA contains the following:
- a CDS encoding TonB-dependent receptor, with product VSDKGAFHVAYGHFFQHPSFETMYNEPLRVLSPPQLAGMRLGNCRLKPERTVSYEVGLQQGLGTALNADLTLFYKDFRNQLGIEAVTTVDAVGYTRYVNRDYGNVKGITIALETLPQGFLSGGFDYTFQYANGSASDPTFLQLVQAAARLGAEPVQFIERQILPLDWDQRHTLNATAILSFPGNWSASLITSIGSGLPYTPTSVGTVLFPDREFKNTARRPIRWNVDLKAKKRLTLSGIKGMVYVHVYNLFDHLNQNRIYTTSGNTYENAMLPEQRVVRDERLAEEGIFTPHEIDNKPEWYSPPRKIQIGFGVDF from the coding sequence GGTTTCCGATAAAGGCGCCTTCCATGTGGCCTACGGCCATTTTTTCCAGCACCCCAGTTTCGAAACAATGTACAATGAGCCGCTACGGGTTTTGTCGCCGCCGCAGCTGGCCGGCATGCGATTGGGCAATTGTCGGCTGAAACCGGAGCGCACGGTTTCCTATGAAGTGGGTCTGCAGCAAGGCTTGGGCACAGCGTTGAATGCGGATCTGACGCTCTTTTATAAGGACTTTCGCAACCAGCTGGGCATCGAGGCCGTCACCACGGTGGATGCCGTGGGGTACACCCGCTATGTGAATCGCGACTACGGCAACGTCAAAGGCATTACCATCGCGCTGGAAACGCTGCCGCAGGGTTTTCTCTCCGGAGGGTTCGATTACACGTTTCAGTATGCGAACGGCAGCGCGTCCGATCCCACGTTTCTTCAGCTCGTGCAGGCGGCCGCTCGTCTGGGCGCTGAGCCGGTGCAGTTCATCGAGCGGCAGATTCTGCCGCTCGATTGGGATCAGCGTCACACCTTGAATGCGACCGCGATCCTCAGCTTTCCCGGGAACTGGAGCGCCAGCCTGATCACCAGCATCGGCAGCGGCTTGCCCTATACGCCCACCTCGGTGGGTACGGTGCTGTTTCCGGATCGTGAGTTTAAAAACACCGCGCGCCGCCCCATACGCTGGAATGTGGATCTCAAGGCTAAGAAACGCCTGACCCTCAGCGGCATCAAGGGTATGGTCTATGTCCATGTGTATAACCTGTTCGACCATCTCAATCAAAATCGAATCTATACAACCAGCGGCAACACTTATGAGAACGCGATGCTTCCGGAACAGCGCGTCGTCCGCGACGAACGGTTGGCCGAGGAGGGCATCTTTACGCCCCATGAAATCGACAACAAACCGGAATGGTATTCACCGCCCAGAAAAATTCAAATCGGCTTTGGCGTGGACTTTTAA